The nucleotide window CTGCAACTGAGCCCGGATATGACACTACACAAAAAAATGTCCATGTATTGGTAGCTTTATGCGATAATAAATACCAGGGGATTGTTCCTGTTCCCGCAAAAATCGGGAACGGACAAGATCCCGACAATAACCTGTACTGGGGTTGCGGCTACGGCGTACGAACCTATTTTAAGAAAAGCAGCCACTGGACATTTATCAAAAGCATAAAGCGGGATGGCATCAAAATGCAAAGACTGGTGTTTAAACACAAGCGAAAGAACAGCTACCTTATTGCCGATGCTTATAATGGTATGTACATTAAGGACTGTACTGTGGATTTTTTCCAAAGCTGCTCCGGCCGGTTAAAGGATGTTCTGGATATTAATGGTAAGCGTATCGGTATTAATGGGAATGCTTCATTAATAGCTTATATAGGCCATGACGGACTGATGGACTTTAACCTGAACGAATCTTTTCAGAATACGGATGGCAAAAAGCGGGATGCGATTATACTGGCATGCATCAGTAAAAAATATTTTACGCCTTATTTATCGCAGACCCAGGCCAGACCTCTGGTTTGGAGCACGGGGCTTATGAGCCCCGAAGCCTATACCCTGCACGACGCCTTGAACGCATATCTAAGCAATCAATCGCCGGAAGCCATGAGGTCTGCCGCTGCAAAGGCTTACGCTAAATATCAAAAATGTAGTGAAAAAGCGGCCAGGAATTTGTTAGTGACCGGATTTTAGAACGCGTGTAACACTTTTGCTATTACCAGGTCTTAATATTTGAACGTTTTCATCGAAAAAACATGAAGGAGTTAAGGATAGTTAGGGCTAATCACTTAAATCCATATTTTACCCTTAATGATTCTTAATTTCTAAATGGTTTAATTTTACGGAAATTTATATTGATGAGCGGAACTGATAAATTCGGGATGTTTAAAAACCGGTTGACCAAGGTTTACAGGCATTTACAAAAAATAGCCAAAAGGCAAAATATATCCTGTTACCGGGTTTACGATCATGATCTGCCCGAATTCCCATTTATGGTGGAGAAATATGGTGACAACCTTTATGTATCTGAATATAAACGGAACCATAGTCTCAATGAAGACGCTCATCAATTCTGGATGATGCAGAGCATACAGGTCATTTCGGAAGTGCTGGAAATACCTCAGGAAAATGTATTTACTAAATTAAGACAGCGTAAAGCAGGGCGCGAGGGCCAATATCAAAAAACAGCTGAGACGAAAAGCGAATTTATTGTTGAAGAAAATGGATTGAAGTTTATAATCAACCTGGCCGATTACCTCGATACCGGCCTGTTCCTGGATCACAGAATCACCCGTAAAATGGTGCAGGATCAATCAGCTGGTAAGCGGGTATTAAATCTATTTGCTTACACCGGCTCTTTTTCGGTATACGCAGCGGCCGGTAATGCCGCACAGGTAACTACGGTAGACCTATCGAACACTTATACAAACTGGGCTAAAAGAAATATCGAACTGAATGGCTTTACAGATGACAGCAGGTATCAGTTTATCGCTGCAGATGTTATACAATTCCTGCAAACGTTAACACCGGCATCTTTCGACATTATTGTGATGGACCCTCCCACTTTTAGTAACAGTAAAAAAATGGATGGCATTTTAGACATTCAAAGAGATCATGTATCGCTGGTTAACAATTGCCTGCATGCACTTTCTCCCGGAGGACTGCTTTATTTCAGTAATAATTATACCAGGTTCCAACTGGATGAGAACGCTATCAACGCCTCCGCTATCAAAGATATTACCAAAGCAACTACTCCCTTTGACTTTGAAGGCAAACTAAAAAGATGCTGCTTCCTGATCACCAAATAGATTTTAGCTGAATCATTTACTTTTGTGGCATGTTTAACAATGATGATTTACAGGTGCGGTGGTGGACACTGGAAGCTAAACTCGTGGAGCGGTTTGGTAAAAAACCCGATATGGAAACCATCCTTTTTTTAATAGGAATACAGGAATTAGGTACCGTTGCAGAAAGATTTACCAAAGAGCAGAAGCAAGACCTGATGCATATAGCAGTGTGCCGCTTATTGGTACCCAGTGGTTATTATGAATTAACCGACACTGACCCTGATGGCTGGCCTCATTATAAGCAATTAAAGCCCATGCCCGATTTAAATCCCTTTGAACAGGAGGCGTTTTTAAAAGATCATGTATTGCTTTATTTTGAAGAAAACGAAATATGATTCCTAGAATTCCCCTTATTATATTTTCTTTATTCGTTTTCAGCTGTACTTCACAACAAAAACTCCGCAAGGCCGATCTTAAAAAAGATATTGCACTAGAAACCAATTATGGTACCATTCGGGTTCGCTTAAGCGATCAGACACCACTTCACCGCGGTAATTTTCTAAAACTTGCTAAAAGCAAATATTACGATGGTGTGTTATTCCATCGTGTTATCCATACATTCATGATACAAGGCGGCGATCCGGATAGCCATAAAGCAGCGCCAGGCAAGGCTTTGGGAGAAGGCGGTCCGGGATATACCATCCCTGCTGAATTCAGAGCGGCTCTTTTTCATAAAAAAGGAGTGATTGCCGCGGCGCGCGAGGGCGATGATGTGAACCCCCAAAAAGCCAGCAGCGGCAGCCAGTTTTATATTGTACAAGGTAAGGTATGGACTGATGGCGGATTGGATACACTTGAAATAAAAAGACTCAATGGCAGAAAAATTCCTTCAGAGCAGCGCGATGCCTATAAAACAGTTGGGGGCACACCTCACCTGGATCAGAATTATACCGTATTCGGGGAAGTAATAGAGGGATTGAACGTTATAGATACAATAGCAGCAGTTGCTACAAGCAAAGGGAAGGATAAAGACCGCCCGTTAAAAGATGTGGTGATCAAAAAAGCCCGGCTGGTTAAACGCAGGTAATCGTTTAAAACCAACACTCTATGATCTTATGGCTGCTCAGTATTTCGCCAAGTGGATCCACGACATCCGAAGCCATTTCAACTATCGCATATTCAAGTCCGGCTAATTCCCTGTTGGCAATAGCTGACTTAAAGTCAATCGTCCCTCTACCTACTGCCGTCGTTTTTCTGGTTTCAGCATCGATATCCCTTAAATGCCAGAGCGGAAAACGCCCGGGATATTTTTCAAAAAGTTGCACCGGGTCGTGGCCGGCATAACCCAGCCATCCCAGGTCGGGCTGGAAAACCACCAGCTCAGGGTCGGTATGCGCTAATAAAATATCAAATAATAACACACCGTTTACCAACTCAAATTCGTGCGCGTGGTTGTGATAGGCCAGCTGCAATCCAAAGGATTTTGCGGTAGCGCCCATTTGATTTAGGGCTTCAGCGGCTCTTTTATATGCCTCTGAATTTTGCTCTATTTCGTTGCTGAAAAAAGACCGGATTATATATTTAATGCCGATTGAAGCAGCGCAGTCACAGGCTGTCAATGCGTCTTCCGTACTAAACTGAAAATGAGCACTCACCATCTGTAACCCCTGATCGTTTGCGAGGCTCTTGAGCTCTTCCGGCTTAAAACCCTGGATCGTAAGGTCACTAATATTGAACCCCGCCGGCTCTGCCACGGTATAACCAGCTTTAGCCAGCTTTTCGAATGTGGCTTCCGGCTCCTCCCGCAACACATTTCTTAAAGACCATAACTGCGCGCCTGTTGCAGGTTTCATTAAATGTATATTGAATGTAGTGGCTTAAGCAGCTTTGCTGAATAAATTGTAATTCTATTCTATCGTTGGCTTTAACTGTAATATCAGCTGCTCCAGCTCTTTAATACGTCTTTCCAGATCGGGCAGCTTACGGCTTAATGCCTGGCTTCTTAAAGCAGACGTATATTCATGTGCCGGAGAACCGGTAACTGCCTTGCCCGGCTCCAGGTTTTTACTAACCCCGCTTTGCGCATTTATTTTCGCTCCATCGCCAATTTGTAAATGGCCTACAATACCTGCCTGACCACCAATCATAACCCCCTTGCCAATCTTGGTACTACCGCTAATGCCCGCCTGAGCAGCAACTACCGTGCTATTACCTATTTCTACGTTGTGTGCGATCTGAATCAGGTTATCCAGCTTGGCACCTTTCCTGATAATAGTCGAGCCAATAGTGGCCCGGTCTATGGTGCTGTTAGCGCCTATCTCTACGTCATCTTCTACTATTACATTACCAATTTGAGGTACTTTAGAAAAACTGCCGTCCGCCTGCGGCGCAAAGCCAAAGCCGTCGCTACCAATTACAGTTCCCGCATGCACCGTAACGTTGTTACCAATCTGACAGCTATGTAACACTTTCACACCCGGGTGCAATGTAACATTATTACCTATTGTTACATTATCGCCCAAATAAACGCCAGGGTAAATTTTAGAGCCATTGCCGATTTTAACCTGTTCTCCCACATAAGCAAATGCTCCCAGGTAAATATCATCGGCATAACTCGCGGTTGCCGCTATAAATACCGGTTGTTGAATACCTTTCAACTGTTGCTGGCGAAACTCCTGGTACTTTCCCAACAAAGTAGCAAAAGCGCTATACGCGTCTTTTACTTTTATGAGGGTTGCAGTAACGGCTTGTTTCAACTCCAGTGAGTCGTTAACAATAACAATTGTAGCTTTCGTGCTATATAAATATTCTTCATATTTGGGATTAGCCAGAAAACTCAGTTGCCCCTCTCCTGCTTCTTCTATTTTACCAAAGGATTGAACAGCGGCCTCAGGATTGCCGTCTACATTACCATTTATGAGCAGTGCGATTTGCGAAGCAGAAAAAACCATTCGTGGATTTTTAATATATTTTTATTGGAGTCGAAAGTAGGCAAGTAAATAATTATTAAACGTTAAAACTCGTACCATTAAACTCTCAGGTAGCAAAAGTAGTATTTTTTAACAGGCTCGCTTATTTTTACGTCAATCAATGGATCATCCACCTGCGAAATATCTTTTAAAGAGCCATCTTTATATAGGATATTGATACTTTCATTATCAGCATTGTATAACCGGTTAGTAGCGTCTCCCCCAAAAGCGAAATAGTCCATATCCTTTTCATCAAGGCCGGTAGCCAGGGTTACTTCTTTTATTTTATCCTGCTGAAACGATTCCTCTATGGGGGTTGACTGCAGCCTGATACGCATTATTTTACGCTGAATGATCGCCTTGCAGAGAAGAGACAATATCTTGTCATCATGGCTGCACCAGTTTTTCACCGTGGCCATAATATCATGATCATCCATCTGGCAAAAGTCTTCCAGCAATGATTCGATAGCTCCGTTACTGTGGCTGCCCTGCAGAAAACGGTTGAAGGCCGGTGTAGCGGCTGTAGTTGCAGTTCCCGCTGCAATCAATGCCTTCGCCCTGCGAATGATCATGATCAGCATTTTCTCGGCGGCAACCACCGTTTTATGCAGGTATACCTGCCAGTACATCAGCCTCCGGCTTAATAAAAATTTCTCAATAGAATAAACTGCCTTTTCCTCTACTACCAGGTTGCCGTCTTTTACAGCCAGCATTTTGATAATGCGGTCATACCCGATCACACCCTCGGCTACACCGGTAAAAAAACTGTCCCTGTTCAGGTAGTCCATTCTGTCCACATCCAGCTGGCCTGAAACCAGCTGGTGTAAAAATTTTTTAGGATATTGATCCGTAAAAATGTCGATTCCGGTTTGCAACTGTCCACCAAACTCTTCGTTCAGTTTTTGCATAATCAATAACGACAGCCGCTCATGGTGGGCACCTTTAATCAATTCCTGCTCCAGGGCATGAGAAAAAGGGCCGTGTCCTATGTCGTGTAACAAAATGGCCAGCTTGGCTCCCAGCTCTTCCTCTTCCGTTATTTCAGCTCCCTTGCCCTTAAGCTCGCGCAAAGCGGTACACATCAGGTGATAGGCACCTAAGGAATGATGCAGGCGGCTATGTACGGCACCGGGGTACACCAGGTGTGCAAAAGCCATCTGGTGAATATTACGCAGCCTTTGATAGTAAGAGTGGGAAATGATCTGCAGTAACAGCGGATGATCGACAGTAATAAAGCCGTATACCGGGTCGTTGATAATTTTTCGAGCCTGGGCCATAATATATTAAAAACACAAATTTAGCGTCTGCCTGCCTATTTTTCACATTCCCCATAATATTAACATGCCTTCCCTGCCTTTTTCCAAACCGTTATCTTTGCACATTAACTAAAAACATGATCAAGTACACTCAAAATACATTAGACAAGCTGGAAGCAATACCAGAACAGTGCGGGTATATTTTAAGGTATGAAAGAGGCAATTTTCAAAGTGGCTATTGTATTTTAGATAATAAAAAGGTTGTGGTACTGAATAAATTTCTTCAAACAGAAGGCCGTATTAATGCGCTTATTGAGATCATTCCGCAATTGAACATTGATACGGAAATGTTGGATGATAACGCTAAAAAGCTTTTCACCGAAATATCGGAAAAGGCCGATGCCGGCGAAGACGAAGCATAGTCTTCCTCTTTTATCCATTTTCAATTGCTCATTATTTACGACTCATTACTGATCACTCATTACTCATCATCTTGCCTTATACTCCATTACAAATAACTTTTTTAGGTACCGGTACCAGCTCAGGAGTACCTATGGTAGGATGCCATTGTGAGGTATGTACTTCTGCAAACTCCAAAGATAAAAGGCTTAGATCGAGCATCCTTGTTCAATCTCCTACTACAACCCTTGTGATAGATTCCGGCCCCGATTTCAGACAGCAGATGCTTACCCACCGGGTAGACCAACTGGATGCAATACTGTTCACTCATTCCCATAAAGATCATATCGCCGGGCTCGATGATGTGCGGGCTTATAATTATTTTCAACAAAAGCCCATGGATGTTTATGCCACCGAGGCTACGCTTAACCGGGTAAAAGTTGAGTTTGATTACGCTTTTGCTGATGTTAAATATGCCGGCGTGCCTTCTATCCAACTACATCGCCTTAATAACAACGATGCTTTTATAGTTGGAGATATGGAAATACAGGTGATACCCGTATGGCATATGTTTATGCCGGTTATTGGCTTCAGGATGGGGGATTTTACTTATATCACCGATGCCAATCGCATCGAAGATAGCGCTAAAG belongs to Niabella yanshanensis and includes:
- a CDS encoding peptidylprolyl isomerase, yielding MIPRIPLIIFSLFVFSCTSQQKLRKADLKKDIALETNYGTIRVRLSDQTPLHRGNFLKLAKSKYYDGVLFHRVIHTFMIQGGDPDSHKAAPGKALGEGGPGYTIPAEFRAALFHKKGVIAAAREGDDVNPQKASSGSQFYIVQGKVWTDGGLDTLEIKRLNGRKIPSEQRDAYKTVGGTPHLDQNYTVFGEVIEGLNVIDTIAAVATSKGKDKDRPLKDVVIKKARLVKRR
- a CDS encoding MBL fold metallo-hydrolase → MPYTPLQITFLGTGTSSGVPMVGCHCEVCTSANSKDKRLRSSILVQSPTTTLVIDSGPDFRQQMLTHRVDQLDAILFTHSHKDHIAGLDDVRAYNYFQQKPMDVYATEATLNRVKVEFDYAFADVKYAGVPSIQLHRLNNNDAFIVGDMEIQVIPVWHMFMPVIGFRMGDFTYITDANRIEDSAKEKIKGSRILVLNALRQEKHISHFSLQEALDLANELQIPEVYFIHLSHQMGLHETVSQELPSGRFLAYDGLKIQIH
- a CDS encoding sugar phosphate isomerase/epimerase family protein, whose amino-acid sequence is MKPATGAQLWSLRNVLREEPEATFEKLAKAGYTVAEPAGFNISDLTIQGFKPEELKSLANDQGLQMVSAHFQFSTEDALTACDCAASIGIKYIIRSFFSNEIEQNSEAYKRAAEALNQMGATAKSFGLQLAYHNHAHEFELVNGVLLFDILLAHTDPELVVFQPDLGWLGYAGHDPVQLFEKYPGRFPLWHLRDIDAETRKTTAVGRGTIDFKSAIANRELAGLEYAIVEMASDVVDPLGEILSSHKIIECWF
- a CDS encoding HD domain-containing protein; protein product: MAQARKIINDPVYGFITVDHPLLLQIISHSYYQRLRNIHQMAFAHLVYPGAVHSRLHHSLGAYHLMCTALRELKGKGAEITEEEELGAKLAILLHDIGHGPFSHALEQELIKGAHHERLSLLIMQKLNEEFGGQLQTGIDIFTDQYPKKFLHQLVSGQLDVDRMDYLNRDSFFTGVAEGVIGYDRIIKMLAVKDGNLVVEEKAVYSIEKFLLSRRLMYWQVYLHKTVVAAEKMLIMIIRRAKALIAAGTATTAATPAFNRFLQGSHSNGAIESLLEDFCQMDDHDIMATVKNWCSHDDKILSLLCKAIIQRKIMRIRLQSTPIEESFQQDKIKEVTLATGLDEKDMDYFAFGGDATNRLYNADNESINILYKDGSLKDISQVDDPLIDVKISEPVKKYYFCYLRV
- the lpxD gene encoding UDP-3-O-(3-hydroxymyristoyl)glucosamine N-acyltransferase, which codes for MVFSASQIALLINGNVDGNPEAAVQSFGKIEEAGEGQLSFLANPKYEEYLYSTKATIVIVNDSLELKQAVTATLIKVKDAYSAFATLLGKYQEFRQQQLKGIQQPVFIAATASYADDIYLGAFAYVGEQVKIGNGSKIYPGVYLGDNVTIGNNVTLHPGVKVLHSCQIGNNVTVHAGTVIGSDGFGFAPQADGSFSKVPQIGNVIVEDDVEIGANSTIDRATIGSTIIRKGAKLDNLIQIAHNVEIGNSTVVAAQAGISGSTKIGKGVMIGGQAGIVGHLQIGDGAKINAQSGVSKNLEPGKAVTGSPAHEYTSALRSQALSRKLPDLERRIKELEQLILQLKPTIE
- a CDS encoding class I SAM-dependent methyltransferase, which codes for MSGTDKFGMFKNRLTKVYRHLQKIAKRQNISCYRVYDHDLPEFPFMVEKYGDNLYVSEYKRNHSLNEDAHQFWMMQSIQVISEVLEIPQENVFTKLRQRKAGREGQYQKTAETKSEFIVEENGLKFIINLADYLDTGLFLDHRITRKMVQDQSAGKRVLNLFAYTGSFSVYAAAGNAAQVTTVDLSNTYTNWAKRNIELNGFTDDSRYQFIAADVIQFLQTLTPASFDIIVMDPPTFSNSKKMDGILDIQRDHVSLVNNCLHALSPGGLLYFSNNYTRFQLDENAINASAIKDITKATTPFDFEGKLKRCCFLITK